From a single Streptomyces rubradiris genomic region:
- a CDS encoding class I SAM-dependent methyltransferase, with amino-acid sequence MSDTRAFYDTIAEDYAVHFRDQLAHRPLERALLAAYAEQVGPSGLVADLGCGPGEITAHLDGLGLSVFGLDLSESMITVARRRYPGLRFEQGSMRDLSLADGSLAGVVSWYSSIHTPAAELPALFTEFHRVLSPGGRLLLAFQTGDEPLHLDQPWGHPVSLDFHRRRPERMAELLRGAGFAVRSSTVRERVAEHGESAPQAFLLAQKKG; translated from the coding sequence ATGTCCGACACCCGTGCCTTCTACGACACCATCGCCGAGGACTACGCCGTCCACTTCCGCGACCAGCTCGCGCACCGGCCGCTGGAGCGGGCCCTGCTCGCCGCGTACGCCGAACAGGTCGGGCCCTCCGGCCTGGTCGCCGACCTCGGCTGCGGTCCCGGTGAGATCACCGCGCACCTCGACGGACTCGGTCTGTCCGTGTTCGGCCTCGATCTGTCCGAGTCGATGATCACGGTCGCCCGCCGCAGGTATCCCGGGCTGCGGTTCGAGCAGGGCTCGATGCGGGACCTTTCCCTGGCCGACGGTTCGCTGGCCGGGGTGGTCTCCTGGTACTCCAGCATCCACACGCCCGCGGCCGAACTTCCCGCCCTGTTCACCGAGTTCCACCGTGTCCTGTCCCCCGGCGGCCGGCTCCTCCTCGCCTTCCAGACCGGCGACGAACCACTCCACCTGGACCAGCCCTGGGGCCACCCCGTCTCCCTGGACTTCCACCGGCGCCGCCCCGAGCGGATGGCCGAACTGCTGAGGGGCGCCGGTTTCGCCGTCCGCTCCAGCACGGTGCGCGAGCGGGTGGCCGAACACGGGGAGTCAGCCCCGCAGGCGTTCCTTCTCGCCCAGAAGAAGGGCTGA
- a CDS encoding LysR family transcriptional regulator gives MTLDDLRVFVAVCRAGSLSSVARDLGRTQSAVSQHVKRLERETGVALLERRPRGVVPTRAGRILETAAAEGINGLDLAVRQLRDLLDGHSGHVRVATGATTVRHFMSEAVVSFRRSHPKVNLEFRTVSSGRGSFDALADGTLDLAWITIGPPVRGIEQRTVVELPWLLAVPADDPLADRPHLDPAELTDTRLIRLPPNSASAAHLEAACAERGVRFAYEPSVADWDTALLLAELGVGRAVVPAVPGLPVPGDGPLRLIPLPGLRPLPVGWAVRRWDALSPPARAFADTVTAVR, from the coding sequence ATGACTCTGGACGACCTCCGTGTGTTCGTGGCCGTGTGCCGCGCGGGCAGCCTCAGTTCGGTTGCCCGCGACCTCGGCCGCACCCAGTCCGCCGTCAGCCAGCACGTGAAGCGGCTGGAGCGGGAGACCGGCGTCGCCCTGCTGGAGCGCCGCCCGCGCGGGGTCGTCCCGACCCGGGCCGGCCGGATACTGGAGACGGCGGCGGCCGAGGGCATCAACGGTCTCGACCTGGCCGTACGGCAGCTCCGCGACCTCCTCGACGGCCACAGCGGCCACGTCCGCGTCGCCACCGGCGCGACGACCGTACGGCACTTCATGTCCGAGGCGGTCGTGTCCTTCCGGCGCAGCCACCCCAAGGTCAACCTGGAGTTCCGCACGGTCAGTTCGGGCCGGGGCAGCTTCGACGCCCTCGCCGACGGCACCCTCGACCTCGCCTGGATCACCATCGGCCCCCCGGTCCGCGGCATCGAGCAGCGGACCGTCGTGGAGCTGCCCTGGCTCCTCGCCGTACCGGCCGACGACCCCTTGGCGGACCGCCCCCACCTCGACCCCGCCGAACTCACCGACACCCGGCTCATCCGGCTCCCGCCCAACTCCGCCTCCGCCGCCCACCTGGAGGCGGCCTGCGCGGAACGGGGAGTCCGGTTCGCCTACGAGCCGAGCGTGGCCGACTGGGACACCGCCCTGCTCCTCGCCGAACTCGGCGTCGGCAGGGCGGTCGTCCCCGCCGTACCCGGCCTGCCCGTCCCCGGCGACGGCCCCCTCCGGCTGATCCCCCTGCCCGGCCTGCGCCCCCTCCCCGTCGGCTGGGCCGTACGCCGCTGGGACGCGCTCAGCCCACCGGCCCGCGCCTTCGCGGACACGGTCACCGCCGTGCGCTGA
- a CDS encoding DUF6232 family protein — MSDMNGTGAPPPPPPPAPPSGPPPPSPQPPSGPTRGVLVLRVSRRMLWVGSAAFPLHNITMVDAFRLKPDRGSALGRFMKGLFGAFVIYVVINLMAGGEARIGDNGNPALITVLIIVVLFITFKDLFAEDKPVLAVQVASGSTVTVTLPNMEELRQIAGRIAYAIDNPEAEFTAVVHQYNTNNYGPVANLNGGQGNTGFKL, encoded by the coding sequence ATGAGCGACATGAACGGCACCGGCGCGCCGCCGCCGCCCCCACCGCCCGCCCCACCGTCCGGACCGCCGCCCCCGTCCCCTCAGCCGCCCTCGGGGCCGACGCGAGGCGTCCTCGTGCTGCGGGTGAGCCGCCGCATGCTGTGGGTGGGCTCGGCGGCCTTCCCGCTGCACAACATCACCATGGTCGACGCCTTCAGGCTGAAGCCCGACCGGGGCTCCGCCCTCGGCCGTTTCATGAAAGGGCTGTTCGGCGCCTTCGTGATCTATGTCGTGATCAATCTGATGGCCGGTGGTGAGGCGCGTATCGGGGACAACGGCAATCCCGCGCTCATCACCGTCCTGATCATCGTGGTCCTGTTCATCACCTTCAAGGACCTGTTCGCGGAGGACAAACCGGTGCTGGCCGTTCAGGTGGCCAGTGGCTCGACGGTGACCGTGACCCTGCCGAACATGGAGGAACTGCGGCAGATCGCCGGCCGGATCGCGTACGCGATCGACAACCCGGAGGCCGAGTTCACCGCGGTCGTGCACCAGTACAACACCAACAACTACGGGCCGGTCGCCAACCTCAACGGCGGTCAGGGGAACACGGGGTTCAAGCTGTGA